Proteins encoded within one genomic window of Streptomyces kaniharaensis:
- the rpsP gene encoding 30S ribosomal protein S16, which translates to MAVKIKLKRLGKIRSPHYRIVVADARTKRDGRAIEEIGIYQPTYNPSKIEVDSDRAQYWLSVGAQPTEPVLAILKLTGDWQKFKGLPAPAPLKVAEPKVEDYSHLFAKAVAGFEDATTGVAITPKAKKSDKAEAEADAAAEA; encoded by the coding sequence GTGGCAGTCAAGATCAAGCTCAAGCGTCTCGGCAAGATTCGCTCCCCGCACTACCGCATCGTCGTCGCCGACGCCCGCACCAAGCGTGACGGTCGCGCGATCGAGGAGATCGGCATCTACCAGCCGACCTACAACCCCTCGAAGATCGAGGTCGACAGCGACCGTGCCCAGTACTGGCTGTCCGTCGGCGCCCAGCCGACCGAGCCGGTGCTCGCCATCCTCAAGCTGACCGGCGACTGGCAGAAGTTCAAGGGCCTGCCGGCCCCGGCGCCGCTGAAGGTCGCCGAGCCGAAGGTCGAGGACTACTCGCACCTGTTCGCCAAGGCCGTCGCCGGCTTCGAGGACGCCACCACTGGTGTCGCCATCACCCCGAAGGCCAAGAAGTCGGACAAGGCCGAGGCTGAGGCCGACGCCGCCGCCGAGGCCTGA
- a CDS encoding class I SAM-dependent methyltransferase, with translation MLVPLYEAVYDRLEVGPASSVLGLGCRSGLALLLAAGRGAQVAGQEPRDELRELARGRRLRVCAGARPATAVPRSAHSLVTVFEQLPGSAEPRPVVAEAARLTLPGGHVVVAAWGPQERCESAAVLDVARRMAGRTTARDPFELSAPGALEDLIAAAGLRPAGSGRVSCPFAYPDLDSAVRGLLSTGLFDGAEDFSGAPLVAKELEEVLQPYLRADGSVRMENVFRYLIAERPRRAERPR, from the coding sequence ATGCTGGTACCGCTCTACGAGGCGGTCTACGACCGGCTGGAGGTCGGTCCGGCGAGCAGCGTGCTGGGCCTGGGCTGCCGGTCCGGACTGGCCCTGCTGCTCGCGGCCGGGCGGGGTGCCCAGGTCGCCGGACAGGAGCCGCGGGACGAGCTGCGCGAGCTGGCCCGCGGCCGTCGGCTCCGGGTGTGCGCGGGGGCCCGCCCGGCCACCGCCGTCCCCCGCTCGGCCCATTCGCTGGTGACCGTTTTCGAGCAGCTCCCCGGGTCTGCGGAGCCACGCCCGGTCGTCGCCGAGGCGGCCCGTCTCACCCTGCCCGGCGGGCACGTGGTGGTGGCCGCCTGGGGCCCGCAGGAGCGCTGCGAGAGCGCCGCGGTGCTGGACGTGGCCCGCCGGATGGCCGGCCGCACCACCGCGCGCGACCCGTTCGAGCTGAGCGCACCGGGCGCCCTGGAGGACCTGATCGCCGCGGCCGGCCTGCGCCCGGCCGGCAGCGGGCGGGTGAGCTGCCCGTTCGCCTACCCGGACCTGGACAGCGCGGTGCGCGGGCTGCTCTCCACCGGCCTGTTCGATGGCGCCGAGGACTTCTCCGGCGCCCCGCTGGTGGCCAAGGAACTGGAGGAGGTGTTGCAGCCGTATCTGCGCGCGGACGGCTCGGTCCGGATGGAGAACGTCTTCCGCTATCTGATCGCCGAGCGGCCTCGCCGAGCCGAACGGCCGCGCTGA
- the proS gene encoding proline--tRNA ligase, with translation MAKAPVLTPQAEDFPRWYQDLINKAELADNGPVRGTMVIRPYGYGLWERMQQEMDARIKKAGAQNAYFPMFIPQSYLTKEAEHVEGFAPELAVVTHGGGKQLEEPVVVRPTSETIINEYFSKWVQSHRDLPLLINQWANVVRWELRPRVFLRTTEFLWQEGHTAHATYEDARDYAAMIHTQVYGDFMTNVLGIDVVLGRKTAKERFAGAINTLTLEGMMGDGKALQMGTSHELGQNFAKAFNTTYQLQGAEREHVWQTSWGVSTRMVGGLIMSHGDDNGLRVPPRLAAVQAVVLAIKGDDAVIAKVREIGARLEAVGIRVVVDDRTDTPFGRRAVDWELKGVPLRIEVGPRDLENGTAMLARRIPGGKEPVSIDALADLLPGILEEDQALLLRQSRERREARTVDVKTLDEAVEAAATGWGRIAWADLGPEGEAKLAEQGVTVRCIVAADGSVPQADDQEGNIAIVARSY, from the coding sequence ATGGCTAAGGCACCCGTTCTCACCCCTCAGGCGGAAGACTTCCCGCGCTGGTACCAGGACCTCATCAACAAGGCCGAGCTGGCCGACAACGGTCCGGTGCGCGGCACCATGGTCATCCGACCGTACGGCTACGGCCTGTGGGAGCGGATGCAGCAGGAGATGGACGCGCGGATCAAGAAGGCCGGCGCGCAGAACGCCTACTTCCCGATGTTCATCCCGCAGTCCTACCTGACCAAGGAGGCCGAGCACGTCGAGGGCTTCGCCCCCGAGCTCGCGGTGGTCACCCACGGCGGCGGCAAGCAGCTGGAGGAGCCGGTCGTCGTCCGGCCCACCTCCGAGACGATCATCAACGAGTACTTCTCGAAGTGGGTGCAGAGCCACCGCGACCTGCCCCTGCTGATCAACCAGTGGGCCAACGTCGTCCGTTGGGAGCTGCGCCCGCGCGTCTTCCTGCGCACCACCGAGTTCCTCTGGCAGGAGGGCCACACCGCCCACGCCACCTACGAGGACGCCCGCGACTACGCCGCGATGATCCACACCCAGGTCTACGGCGACTTCATGACCAACGTGCTCGGCATCGACGTCGTGCTCGGCCGCAAGACCGCCAAGGAGCGCTTCGCCGGCGCCATCAACACCCTCACCCTGGAGGGCATGATGGGCGACGGCAAGGCGCTGCAGATGGGCACCAGCCACGAGCTGGGCCAGAACTTCGCCAAGGCGTTCAACACCACGTACCAGCTCCAGGGCGCCGAGCGCGAGCACGTCTGGCAGACCTCCTGGGGCGTCTCGACGCGCATGGTGGGCGGCCTGATCATGTCCCACGGCGACGACAACGGCCTGCGGGTGCCCCCGCGCCTGGCCGCCGTCCAGGCCGTCGTCCTCGCCATCAAGGGCGACGACGCGGTGATCGCCAAGGTCCGCGAGATCGGCGCCCGGCTGGAGGCCGTCGGCATCCGGGTGGTCGTCGACGATCGCACCGACACCCCGTTCGGCCGCCGCGCCGTCGACTGGGAGCTCAAGGGCGTGCCGTTGCGTATCGAGGTCGGCCCGCGCGACCTGGAGAACGGCACCGCGATGCTGGCCCGCCGCATCCCGGGCGGCAAGGAGCCGGTCTCCATCGACGCCCTGGCCGACCTGCTCCCGGGCATCCTGGAGGAAGACCAGGCGCTGCTGCTGCGCCAGTCCCGCGAGCGCCGCGAGGCCCGCACGGTCGACGTCAAGACCCTCGACGAGGCCGTCGAGGCCGCCGCCACCGGCTGGGGCCGGATCGCCTGGGCCGACCTCGGCCCGGAGGGCGAGGCCAAGCTGGCCGAGCAGGGCGTCACGGTGCGCTGCATCGTCGCCGCCGACGGTTCGGTGCCGCAGGCGGACGACCAGGAAGGCAATATCGCGATCGTCGCGCGGTCGTACTGA
- the trmD gene encoding tRNA (guanosine(37)-N1)-methyltransferase TrmD, producing the protein MRIDVVTIFPEYLEPLNISLVGKARARGQLDVHVHDLREWTYDVHRTVDDSPYGGGPGMVMKPEPWGEALDAVVAGGPEGEVPTLVVPTPSGRPFTQELAQELAGRPWLAFTPARYEGIDRRVIEEAATRMPVVEASIGDYVLAGGEVAVLVMVEAIARLLPGVLGNAESHRDDSFAPGAMADLLEGPVYTKPAEWRGRTVPDVLLSGNHGRIARWRREQAFARTLANRPDLVERWQYGAFDKKDREALSILGLAWDEQLGRFLSVADDVEE; encoded by the coding sequence ATGCGGATCGATGTCGTCACGATCTTCCCGGAGTACCTGGAGCCGCTGAACATCTCGCTGGTCGGCAAGGCCCGCGCCCGCGGCCAGCTGGACGTGCACGTCCACGACCTGCGCGAGTGGACGTACGACGTGCACCGGACGGTGGACGACAGCCCGTACGGTGGCGGCCCCGGCATGGTGATGAAGCCCGAGCCGTGGGGCGAGGCCCTGGACGCGGTGGTCGCCGGCGGGCCCGAGGGTGAGGTGCCCACGCTGGTGGTGCCCACCCCCAGTGGGCGCCCGTTCACCCAGGAATTGGCCCAGGAGCTGGCCGGCCGCCCCTGGCTGGCGTTCACCCCCGCCCGGTACGAGGGCATCGACCGGCGGGTGATCGAGGAGGCGGCCACCCGGATGCCGGTGGTCGAGGCCTCGATCGGCGACTACGTGCTGGCCGGCGGCGAGGTCGCGGTGCTGGTGATGGTCGAGGCGATCGCCCGGCTGCTGCCCGGTGTGCTCGGCAACGCCGAATCCCACCGGGACGACTCCTTCGCCCCCGGCGCGATGGCCGACCTGCTGGAGGGCCCGGTCTACACCAAGCCCGCCGAGTGGCGCGGTCGGACCGTGCCGGACGTCCTGCTCAGTGGCAACCACGGCCGGATCGCGCGCTGGCGTCGGGAGCAGGCCTTCGCCCGCACGCTGGCGAACCGGCCCGACCTGGTGGAGCGTTGGCAGTACGGCGCCTTCGACAAGAAGGACCGGGAGGCGCTCTCCATCCTCGGCCTGGCCTGGGACGAGCAACTCGGCCGATTTCTGTCCGTGGCCGACGATGTGGAAGAATAG
- a CDS encoding GNAT family N-acetyltransferase, with product MSDDVGVRVMIRAPRAEDEVAYAEAVRRSADHIGRWNPVEPDGLPELLERQGAGLRTFLIVDRETDGLVGKVNVANIVMGRFCNAALGYDSYLPFAGTGRMTEGLRLVLDRCFAPQTAGGLGLHRLEINVQPDNERSIALAKRLGFRHEGFTPRMLFLQGAWRDHERFALTAEEWPGSGAA from the coding sequence ATGTCTGATGATGTTGGCGTGCGAGTGATGATCAGGGCCCCGCGGGCCGAGGACGAGGTTGCGTACGCCGAGGCGGTCCGACGGTCCGCCGATCACATCGGGCGGTGGAACCCGGTCGAGCCGGACGGGCTGCCGGAGCTGCTGGAGCGCCAGGGAGCGGGCCTGCGCACGTTCCTGATCGTCGATCGGGAGACCGACGGGCTGGTCGGCAAGGTGAACGTCGCCAACATCGTGATGGGACGTTTCTGCAACGCCGCCCTCGGCTACGACTCGTACCTGCCGTTCGCCGGCACCGGGCGGATGACCGAGGGCCTGCGGCTGGTGCTGGACCGCTGCTTCGCCCCGCAGACGGCGGGCGGGCTGGGCCTGCACCGGCTGGAGATCAACGTGCAGCCGGACAACGAGCGGTCGATCGCGCTGGCGAAGCGGCTGGGCTTCCGGCACGAGGGCTTCACCCCGCGGATGCTGTTCCTGCAGGGCGCCTGGCGGGACCACGAGCGGTTCGCACTGACCGCGGAGGAGTGGCCGGGCTCGGGGGCGGCGTAG
- the lepB gene encoding signal peptidase I, whose translation MRGRAERRRTARRAARRRRRSLLREFPLIILVALLVALVLKTFVIQVFVIPSGSMEQTIQVGDRVLVDKFTPWFGSEPQRGEVVVFKDPGGWLENDRKPSNDGPILSGAKQVLTFVGLLPSDSEQDLIKRVIGVGGDTVECCDAQGRLSVNGTPVNEPYLSPGNPPSRQPFKVKVPQGRLWVMGDHRDVSADSRFHMGNPGQGTIPLSGVVGRAFVIAWPLDRFHQLDVPSSLSSLARAPQSSGAAPNSVAVGPVPTEPPLVMGVLGILPLVVRRPGRLPE comes from the coding sequence GTGCGCGGCCGGGCCGAGCGTCGTCGCACCGCCCGGCGGGCGGCCCGCCGTCGCAGGCGTTCGCTGCTACGCGAGTTCCCCCTGATCATCCTGGTCGCGCTGCTTGTGGCGCTGGTGCTGAAGACCTTCGTGATCCAGGTGTTCGTGATTCCCTCGGGCTCGATGGAGCAGACCATTCAGGTCGGGGACCGGGTACTGGTGGACAAGTTCACCCCCTGGTTCGGCAGCGAGCCGCAGCGCGGCGAGGTCGTGGTTTTCAAGGACCCGGGCGGCTGGCTGGAGAACGATCGCAAGCCGTCCAACGACGGTCCGATCCTGAGCGGGGCCAAGCAGGTTCTCACCTTCGTCGGGCTGCTGCCGTCCGACAGCGAGCAGGATCTGATCAAGCGGGTCATCGGTGTCGGCGGGGACACCGTGGAGTGCTGCGACGCGCAGGGACGGCTCAGCGTCAACGGCACCCCGGTGAACGAGCCGTACCTCTCGCCCGGGAACCCGCCGTCCCGGCAACCCTTCAAGGTGAAGGTGCCGCAAGGGCGGCTCTGGGTCATGGGCGACCACCGTGACGTGTCCGCCGACTCCCGCTTCCACATGGGGAATCCGGGGCAGGGCACGATCCCCCTGAGCGGCGTGGTCGGCCGGGCCTTCGTGATCGCCTGGCCGCTGGACCGCTTCCATCAACTTGACGTGCCGAGTTCACTCTCCTCGTTGGCACGTGCTCCGCAGAGCAGCGGAGCCGCGCCGAATTCGGTGGCCGTTGGGCCGGTTCCCACGGAACCTCCGCTCGTTATGGGGGTGTTGGGCATCCTTCCGCTCGTCGTTCGCAGGCCGGGCCGGCTTCCGGAGTAG
- the lepB gene encoding signal peptidase I, translating into MPQGAPDGDRGSAPEGDREAESEPAAEASAESASETAPDNEEPGRSHSRDLLLLAGICLLSLLLVNAFVARPFAVPSGSMEDTLRPGDRLIANKLAYTFGGHPQRGDVVVFDGTGSFLPEPDEPAGFWDGLRSLGRDLGLAPAGNTVYVKRVIGVGGDRVTSTGSGGRITVNGVPIDESSYLAPGDEPSSVAFDVVVPVGKLWVMGDHRGASRDSRDHLGEPGGGFVPESRVIGRADWVVYPIAHWTTVDRPSAFAATAGTGGHGDQR; encoded by the coding sequence ATGCCGCAAGGTGCTCCGGACGGCGATCGGGGTTCCGCGCCGGAGGGTGATCGGGAGGCCGAGTCCGAGCCCGCTGCGGAGGCCAGCGCTGAGTCTGCGTCCGAGACCGCCCCGGACAACGAGGAGCCGGGCCGGTCCCACTCGCGCGACCTCCTGCTGCTGGCCGGTATCTGTCTGCTCAGCCTGCTCCTGGTGAACGCCTTCGTGGCGCGCCCGTTCGCAGTGCCGTCCGGGTCGATGGAGGACACCCTGCGCCCGGGGGACCGGCTGATCGCGAACAAGCTGGCCTACACCTTCGGCGGCCACCCTCAGCGCGGCGACGTCGTGGTCTTCGACGGGACGGGCTCCTTCCTGCCGGAGCCGGACGAGCCGGCCGGGTTCTGGGACGGGCTGCGATCGCTCGGCCGGGACCTCGGGCTGGCCCCTGCCGGGAACACGGTCTACGTCAAGCGCGTGATCGGTGTCGGCGGTGACCGGGTTACCAGCACCGGCTCCGGCGGGCGGATCACCGTCAATGGGGTGCCGATCGACGAGTCCTCCTACCTGGCTCCGGGGGACGAGCCGTCGAGCGTGGCCTTCGACGTGGTGGTGCCGGTCGGCAAGCTGTGGGTGATGGGGGACCACCGCGGCGCCTCCCGCGACTCGCGCGATCACCTCGGTGAGCCCGGCGGCGGTTTCGTGCCCGAGAGCAGGGTGATCGGACGGGCGGACTGGGTGGTTTACCCGATCGCGCACTGGACCACCGTGGACCGGCCTTCGGCCTTCGCCGCGACAGCGGGGACGGGTGGTCATGGGGACCAGAGGTAG
- a CDS encoding RNA-binding protein has translation MIEDALDHLVKGIVEHPDDVQVRSRNLRRGNTIEVRVHPDDLGKVIGRGGRTARALRTVVGALGGRNVRVDLVDVDNIR, from the coding sequence GTGATCGAGGACGCCCTCGACCACCTGGTGAAGGGCATCGTCGAGCACCCCGACGACGTGCAGGTGCGCTCGCGCAACCTGCGTCGGGGCAACACCATCGAGGTGCGCGTACACCCCGATGACCTCGGCAAGGTGATCGGCCGGGGCGGCCGTACGGCGCGCGCGCTGCGCACCGTGGTCGGCGCCCTGGGCGGTCGCAACGTCCGGGTCGACCTGGTCGACGTGGACAACATTCGCTGA
- the rplS gene encoding 50S ribosomal protein L19, with amino-acid sequence MSNKLAAVDAASLRSDIPAFRAGDTLKVHVRVIEGNRSRVQVFQGVVIRRHGAGIGETFTVRKVSFNVGVERTFPVHTPVVEKIEVVTRGAVRRAKLYYLRDLRGKAAKIKEKRDR; translated from the coding sequence ATGAGCAACAAGCTCGCTGCTGTCGACGCGGCCTCGCTGCGTAGCGACATCCCGGCCTTCCGTGCCGGTGACACCCTGAAGGTTCACGTCCGGGTCATCGAGGGCAACCGCTCCCGTGTCCAGGTCTTCCAGGGCGTCGTCATCCGCCGCCACGGTGCGGGCATCGGTGAGACCTTCACCGTCCGCAAGGTCAGCTTCAACGTCGGCGTGGAGCGCACCTTCCCGGTGCACACCCCGGTCGTCGAGAAGATCGAGGTCGTGACCCGCGGTGCGGTTCGCCGCGCCAAGCTGTACTACCTGCGTGACCTCCGCGGCAAGGCCGCGAAGATCAAGGAGAAGCGCGACCGCTGA
- the rimM gene encoding ribosome maturation factor RimM (Essential for efficient processing of 16S rRNA) produces the protein MQLVVGRIGRAHGIRGDVSVEVRTDEPELRLGPGAVLLTDPASTGPLTVESGRVHSGRLLLRFAGVKDRNAAEALRGTLLISEVDPDERPEDPEEYYDHQLIGLDVVLLDGTLVGELTEVVHLPYQDLLTVKKSDGTEVLVPFVSQIVPTIDLENQRAVITPPAGLIDLEQAEVARSASAEADAADEEDSE, from the coding sequence GTGCAGCTCGTCGTCGGCAGGATCGGCCGCGCCCACGGCATCAGGGGGGACGTCAGCGTCGAGGTCCGCACCGACGAGCCGGAGCTCCGGCTCGGCCCGGGTGCCGTCCTGCTCACCGACCCCGCGTCGACCGGCCCGCTGACCGTCGAGTCCGGCCGGGTGCACAGCGGGCGGCTGCTGCTGCGCTTCGCCGGCGTCAAGGACCGCAATGCGGCGGAGGCGCTCCGGGGCACCCTGCTGATCTCCGAGGTCGACCCGGACGAGCGCCCCGAGGACCCGGAGGAGTACTACGACCACCAGCTGATCGGTCTGGACGTGGTGCTGCTCGACGGCACCCTGGTCGGCGAGCTGACCGAGGTCGTCCACCTGCCGTACCAGGACCTGCTCACCGTGAAGAAGTCCGACGGGACGGAGGTGCTGGTGCCCTTCGTCAGCCAGATCGTGCCGACCATCGACCTGGAGAACCAGCGCGCCGTGATCACCCCGCCGGCCGGGCTGATCGACCTCGAGCAGGCCGAGGTCGCCCGCAGCGCGTCCGCCGAGGCGGACGCGGCGGACGAGGAGGACTCCGAGTGA